A portion of the Thermosediminibacter oceani DSM 16646 genome contains these proteins:
- a CDS encoding LemA family protein: MLVAYVLGGYNGLVAAEEDVNGKWSQVENQLQRRADLIPNLVETVKGYAAHEQEIFTEVTRAREKLISAGSVVEKAQAEAELSSALSRLLAIVENYPNLKADANFRQLSDELVGTENRIAVARMDYNNAVQRYNSKIRSFPTVIIARLMGFDKKEYFKAEEGAKEAPKVDFDKKGDQ; this comes from the coding sequence ATGCTTGTAGCATATGTCCTGGGCGGCTACAACGGCCTTGTGGCCGCGGAGGAAGACGTAAACGGCAAGTGGAGCCAGGTGGAAAACCAGCTCCAGAGAAGAGCCGACCTTATTCCCAATCTGGTGGAAACGGTAAAGGGTTACGCGGCTCACGAGCAGGAGATATTCACAGAGGTCACCAGGGCCCGCGAAAAACTCATTAGCGCCGGTTCCGTGGTGGAAAAGGCTCAGGCCGAGGCAGAGCTTTCCAGCGCCCTATCGCGTTTGCTGGCCATCGTGGAGAACTATCCTAATTTGAAAGCCGACGCCAACTTCAGACAGCTGTCCGACGAGCTGGTGGGCACCGAGAACCGCATAGCCGTGGCCAGAATGGACTATAACAACGCCGTCCAGAGGTACAACAGCAAAATACGCAGCTTCCCGACGGTCATCATTGCAAGACTTATGGGTTTTGATAAAAAAGAATACTTTAAAGCAGAAGAGGGGGCCAAAGAGGCACCGAAGGTGGACTTTGATAAAAAAGGAGACCAATAA
- a CDS encoding TAXI family TRAP transporter solute-binding subunit, translated as MGKKIFSLLTILLLVALFTAGCGGSNAGGQKFINIATGGTSGTYFPLGGALAEIWNKNIQGVNATAQTTGASVANVNLLKDGKAEVIFVQNDIAYYAYNGTEMFKDNKYEDIRGLATLYPETIQIVTRADKGIKTLDDLKGKKVAVGSAGSGTEANARQILEAAGITYNDIQVQYLSFADAANNLKDGNIDAAFVTAGYPTAAIQDIAAQHKIVLIPLDDKTIETLTSKYPFYTRTVIPANTYSGQTEDVVTVSVKSMLAVSAKYDEDTVYQLVKTMYENQERLKAAHSSGELIVPDTGKEGMSIPLHPGAEKYFNEIGK; from the coding sequence ATGGGTAAAAAAATTTTTAGCCTTCTAACCATCTTGCTGCTGGTTGCCCTCTTCACTGCCGGCTGCGGTGGCAGCAACGCCGGAGGGCAGAAATTCATCAATATAGCAACCGGCGGAACTTCAGGTACCTATTTTCCTCTCGGCGGAGCTTTAGCGGAAATCTGGAATAAAAACATACAGGGGGTAAACGCCACCGCTCAGACCACCGGCGCTTCGGTGGCGAACGTAAACCTTTTAAAAGACGGAAAAGCCGAAGTGATTTTCGTACAGAACGACATCGCTTATTACGCTTACAACGGCACCGAGATGTTTAAGGACAACAAGTACGAGGACATAAGGGGCCTTGCGACTCTCTACCCCGAGACGATCCAGATCGTCACCAGAGCCGATAAGGGGATCAAAACCCTCGACGACCTCAAGGGCAAGAAGGTGGCCGTGGGTTCCGCGGGCAGCGGCACCGAAGCCAACGCCAGGCAGATCCTCGAAGCTGCCGGTATAACCTACAACGATATTCAGGTTCAATACTTAAGCTTCGCTGATGCTGCCAACAACCTGAAAGACGGCAATATCGACGCAGCCTTTGTTACGGCCGGATACCCAACGGCAGCGATACAGGATATCGCCGCCCAGCATAAGATAGTGCTCATACCCCTTGACGACAAGACCATCGAAACCCTTACCTCCAAGTACCCGTTCTACACCCGGACGGTAATACCGGCTAACACGTACAGCGGACAGACGGAAGATGTTGTGACGGTATCGGTCAAATCCATGCTTGCGGTAAGTGCTAAATACGACGAAGATACGGTCTACCAGCTGGTTAAGACCATGTACGAAAACCAGGAGCGCTTGAAAGCGGCTCACTCAAGCGGCGAGCTCATAGTGCCCGACACCGGCAAAGAGGGTATGTCCATACCGCTTCATCCCGGAGCCGAAAAATACTTTAACGAGATCGGCAAATAG
- a CDS encoding DUF1850 domain-containing protein has product MKAEKLLCVVILTVLTAIFFTHFRLEQEKVLIIYNEHKKSRTVIPVKNGEFTLTFLHSIEKTPVYELYNINDDNTMTIKEVRFYSLGTGLPFSSEGGFKNENGEFVVRESKTLDKIPLWVSPLPGHAVIVDGRRINFTDIAEREDLLTISAGHRWIIKKSTEGSGKNERKTKF; this is encoded by the coding sequence ATGAAAGCTGAGAAACTCCTGTGCGTGGTTATATTAACGGTATTGACAGCGATTTTCTTCACCCATTTCCGCTTAGAACAGGAAAAGGTACTTATCATATATAACGAGCATAAAAAAAGCAGAACGGTCATTCCGGTTAAAAACGGTGAGTTTACCCTTACTTTCCTGCACTCCATAGAAAAAACCCCGGTTTACGAGCTTTATAACATAAACGATGACAACACCATGACTATTAAAGAAGTGCGTTTTTATTCGCTCGGTACGGGATTGCCCTTTTCATCCGAGGGGGGATTTAAAAATGAAAACGGCGAATTCGTCGTGAGGGAATCGAAGACTTTAGACAAAATACCCCTCTGGGTTTCTCCGCTGCCCGGTCACGCAGTAATCGTTGACGGCAGGCGCATAAATTTCACCGATATCGCGGAAAGAGAAGACCTGCTCACTATTTCCGCCGGGCATCGATGGATTATAAAAAAATCAACAGAAGGGAGTGGAAAAAATGAGCGAAAAACCAAATTTTAA
- a CDS encoding TRAP transporter permease: protein MSEKPNFNADAEKIAQEILRKVDAESDYRTLRGFAAKLVAAIAITFSVFQLYTAAEGALDAMIQRSIHLSFALCLIFLLYPARKSWSRESIHPIDIVFSILGAAVPLYIPAFYQQLVERAGTVTTLDYIIGLVGILLVLEAVRRVVGPPMVIIASLFIIYALFGRQMPGPLAHRGVDLPGLVQHQFFTTEGIFGIPIGVSSQFIFLFILLGAFLEKTGLGQLFIDLANAIAGWAAGGPAKVAVISSALEGTVSGSSVANTAGSGSFTIPMMKSLGYRPEFAGAVEAVASTGGQIMPPIMGAAAFLMVEFIGVPYLRIIQAAVIPALLYYFGVWTQVHFEAKKLGLRGMKREELPKLGIILKERGHLLIPLIALIYLLATGRTPMKAALFAIMLVILSSMLRKNTRISFSDIVKGLEQGARSALGVVAATACAGIIVGVVTQTGLGLKLGSTLVDLANQNLFLTLFFTMITSLILGMGVPTTANYVITSTIAAPALIMMNVPVLAAHMFAFYFGIIADVTPPVALAAFVGAGIAKANPFRTGIEASKLAIAAFLVPYVFVYHPSMLLINVTAADIIEIVITSIIGIIGVGSAVSGYFLTHQSILERIIFFAGGVLMVTPGIETDLVGLGLLIAGYFIQKQKVKKGLLEIPPKVNSGGVA, encoded by the coding sequence ATGAGCGAAAAACCAAATTTTAATGCAGACGCCGAAAAAATTGCCCAGGAAATATTAAGAAAAGTCGATGCAGAATCCGACTATAGAACACTCCGGGGTTTTGCGGCAAAGTTGGTCGCCGCTATCGCCATAACTTTTTCCGTGTTTCAGCTTTACACCGCCGCCGAAGGTGCCTTGGACGCCATGATCCAGAGGTCCATTCACCTTTCATTCGCACTGTGTCTCATATTCCTTTTATACCCAGCGCGAAAATCCTGGTCCAGAGAAAGTATTCATCCTATCGACATAGTTTTTTCAATACTGGGAGCGGCAGTTCCCCTGTATATACCCGCATTTTACCAGCAGCTGGTAGAGCGGGCCGGAACGGTTACCACTCTCGACTACATCATAGGCTTGGTAGGAATTCTCCTGGTGCTGGAGGCCGTGAGGAGGGTAGTAGGACCGCCAATGGTCATCATCGCTTCTCTCTTCATTATCTACGCTCTTTTCGGGCGACAAATGCCGGGACCACTAGCTCACAGGGGTGTAGACCTGCCGGGCCTCGTCCAGCACCAGTTCTTTACAACGGAAGGTATATTCGGTATACCCATCGGAGTTTCTTCGCAGTTTATTTTCCTGTTTATACTGCTCGGTGCCTTCCTTGAAAAAACCGGGCTTGGCCAGCTGTTCATTGACCTTGCCAACGCAATAGCCGGATGGGCAGCAGGAGGACCGGCCAAAGTGGCGGTCATTTCTTCCGCTCTTGAAGGAACCGTATCCGGCAGTTCAGTGGCCAACACCGCGGGTTCCGGAAGTTTCACCATCCCGATGATGAAAAGCCTTGGGTACAGGCCCGAATTTGCCGGCGCCGTGGAAGCCGTCGCGTCCACCGGAGGGCAGATCATGCCGCCTATAATGGGCGCAGCAGCTTTCTTAATGGTCGAATTCATTGGAGTTCCTTATTTGAGAATAATCCAGGCGGCAGTCATACCCGCGCTTCTTTACTATTTCGGGGTATGGACTCAGGTTCACTTTGAAGCAAAGAAGCTCGGGCTCAGGGGCATGAAGCGCGAGGAACTCCCGAAACTCGGTATAATTTTGAAAGAAAGGGGTCACCTGCTCATCCCCCTCATCGCATTAATTTATCTGCTGGCAACAGGCCGTACTCCAATGAAGGCGGCGCTTTTTGCAATTATGCTCGTAATCCTTTCTTCGATGCTGAGAAAAAATACACGTATAAGCTTTTCGGATATTGTAAAAGGCCTGGAACAGGGAGCCCGGAGCGCCCTCGGAGTAGTGGCCGCTACCGCTTGCGCCGGTATAATCGTCGGCGTCGTCACCCAGACGGGACTAGGCCTTAAGCTAGGCTCAACGCTGGTGGATCTCGCCAACCAAAACCTTTTCCTAACCCTGTTTTTCACCATGATAACATCCCTTATCCTGGGCATGGGGGTGCCGACAACAGCCAACTATGTCATAACTTCTACTATAGCGGCTCCGGCACTGATAATGATGAACGTTCCCGTGCTGGCGGCTCACATGTTCGCCTTTTACTTCGGCATCATCGCCGACGTAACGCCGCCTGTGGCTTTAGCTGCTTTCGTCGGCGCCGGTATAGCAAAGGCAAATCCTTTCCGGACCGGTATAGAGGCGTCAAAGCTGGCAATAGCTGCATTCCTGGTACCTTATGTTTTTGTTTACCACCCTTCGATGCTCCTCATAAATGTCACGGCTGCAGATATCATTGAAATCGTTATAACCTCCATTATAGGTATAATCGGAGTAGGTTCAGCGGTATCCGGGTACTTCCTCACCCATCAATCGATACTGGAACGAATTATTTTCTTTGCCGGTGGTGTTCTAATGGTGACTCCTGGTATCGAAACCGACCTGGTAGGCCTGGGGTTGCTTATAGCCGGATATTTTATACAGAAACAGAAAGTAAAGAAAGGTCTTTTAGAAATCCCCCCGAAAGTCAATTCCGGTGGTGTCGCCTAA
- the ytaF gene encoding sporulation membrane protein YtaF, with amino-acid sequence MPELLSSFLLAVAVSVDSFSAGIAYGMRKIKIPVLSQLIIAFSTSVALSLAMAGGKLLEKFISPHLTEYAGSFILFLLGVSSLRETLARRDLPEDRQNPRPRMIATFKIKPLGLVVKILKEPVVADLNISGTIETREAFLLGTALALDAFGAGLGAGAAGFKVLPTITLVTFMGFIFMMIGLHLGFKRFQGQKSYFSFIPGGLFIFLAVARVLWKF; translated from the coding sequence ATGCCGGAATTATTATCGAGCTTTCTGCTTGCCGTTGCGGTAAGCGTAGACAGTTTTTCTGCAGGAATCGCCTATGGAATGAGAAAGATAAAAATACCCGTACTTTCCCAGCTTATAATTGCCTTTTCGACTTCGGTGGCCCTTTCACTGGCAATGGCAGGGGGTAAGCTGCTGGAGAAATTTATAAGCCCGCACCTTACCGAATATGCCGGCAGCTTCATTTTATTTTTGTTAGGCGTATCATCGTTGAGAGAAACCCTGGCCCGGAGGGATTTGCCCGAAGATCGCCAAAACCCGAGACCCAGGATGATAGCCACCTTTAAGATAAAACCGCTGGGGCTTGTCGTAAAGATACTGAAAGAACCCGTTGTAGCGGACCTGAATATTTCGGGCACTATAGAAACCAGAGAAGCTTTCCTGCTGGGTACAGCCCTGGCTTTGGATGCCTTCGGTGCGGGCTTGGGGGCTGGAGCTGCTGGATTTAAGGTGCTTCCGACAATCACACTTGTAACATTTATGGGGTTCATTTTCATGATGATAGGACTGCATTTGGGATTTAAAAGGTTCCAGGGGCAAAAAAGCTATTTTTCTTTTATTCCCGGTGGGTTGTTTATATTTCTGGCCGTGGCCAGGGTTTTATGGAAATTCTAA
- a CDS encoding ABC transporter ATP-binding protein translates to MGAAEVIRVENLTKIFRTRDSEIVALENVNLSVKEGEFLCIVGPSGCGKTTLLRIFAGLERQTHGKVYLRVKNTDNPLTAMVFQGDSIFPWMKVTENVEYGLRMRGIPARERKEIALKYLKLMGLEKFADYYPHQLSGGMKQRINVARAFASDPEILLMDEPFGALDEQNRLILQQELLRIWEGSGKTTVFITHSIDEALLLGDRIIVMTALPGKIKAILEVGLARPRDMLSIKSSPQFVELYKEIWGLLREEVLKARDIKC, encoded by the coding sequence TTGGGCGCTGCGGAAGTTATTCGAGTGGAAAACCTGACAAAAATTTTCAGGACCCGTGATTCCGAGATCGTTGCTCTGGAAAACGTAAATCTGTCGGTTAAGGAAGGGGAGTTTCTCTGCATAGTCGGACCCAGCGGATGCGGCAAGACCACCCTTCTCAGGATTTTTGCGGGGCTGGAGAGACAAACTCATGGAAAGGTGTACCTCAGGGTTAAAAATACCGATAACCCCCTCACCGCGATGGTGTTTCAGGGAGACTCCATTTTTCCGTGGATGAAGGTGACGGAAAACGTGGAATACGGCCTGCGAATGAGGGGAATTCCCGCCCGCGAGAGGAAGGAAATCGCACTGAAGTATCTAAAATTGATGGGGCTTGAAAAATTTGCCGATTATTATCCCCACCAGCTCTCCGGTGGTATGAAGCAGAGGATAAACGTCGCGAGGGCCTTTGCCAGTGACCCGGAAATACTCCTTATGGATGAGCCTTTCGGCGCTCTCGACGAACAAAACAGGCTAATCCTGCAGCAGGAACTTTTGCGGATATGGGAAGGAAGCGGCAAAACCACCGTTTTCATAACCCACAGCATCGATGAAGCTCTGCTTCTTGGGGATAGGATAATAGTAATGACTGCACTGCCGGGAAAAATAAAAGCCATTCTCGAAGTGGGGCTGGCGAGGCCGCGGGATATGCTTTCGATAAAGTCCTCTCCGCAGTTTGTAGAGCTTTACAAAGAAATCTGGGGGCTTTTGCGGGAAGAAGTGCTCAAAGCCAGGGATATAAAGTGTTAA
- a CDS encoding ABC transporter permease: protein MSAVEDKLNRIIKIEEVSSGTDKSLQGRALLLKVLSFLSPLFLLLIWEILARLNVIDVRLFSSPSRIFATLVPLISSGELLYHTLISAGRIFLGFIAGAVPGVILGLSMGLFPPVRALLMPLVAVTFPIPKLAIMPLILIVFGLGETSKIFTIAIGVFYLVLINTMAGVLNIDTIYMDVARSFGANRAQFYTTVAFPGALPMIFAGLKLGMGTALLLIVAAELSAAQAGVGWMIWRAYDMFDIEKMFCALIVLAILGYIFSYALDFVEKVVIPWKNR from the coding sequence GTGAGTGCTGTTGAAGATAAGCTAAACCGGATCATAAAAATCGAAGAAGTAAGTAGCGGTACCGATAAATCGCTGCAGGGAAGGGCTCTCTTACTCAAAGTCCTCTCCTTTCTTTCCCCCTTATTTTTACTTTTAATATGGGAGATCCTGGCCAGATTAAATGTTATAGACGTCCGCCTTTTTTCCAGCCCTTCGCGGATCTTCGCTACACTGGTGCCGCTTATTTCTTCGGGAGAACTGCTGTACCACACTCTGATCAGCGCCGGAAGAATATTTCTTGGATTTATCGCAGGCGCCGTGCCCGGGGTAATCCTGGGCCTTTCCATGGGACTTTTTCCTCCGGTGAGAGCTTTACTCATGCCACTGGTGGCCGTCACCTTTCCCATACCCAAACTGGCCATTATGCCATTGATACTTATAGTTTTCGGGCTTGGTGAAACCTCGAAAATATTTACAATAGCTATTGGCGTATTTTACCTGGTGCTGATTAATACCATGGCGGGAGTCCTGAACATCGACACCATATATATGGATGTGGCCAGGAGCTTCGGTGCGAACAGGGCTCAATTTTATACGACGGTGGCGTTTCCCGGCGCCCTTCCGATGATCTTCGCGGGGTTAAAGCTGGGAATGGGCACCGCGCTCCTTCTTATCGTAGCGGCAGAGCTTTCTGCCGCCCAGGCTGGTGTGGGGTGGATGATCTGGCGGGCGTACGACATGTTCGACATAGAAAAGATGTTCTGTGCGCTGATAGTCCTGGCTATTTTGGGGTACATCTTTTCTTACGCCCTGGACTTTGTCGAGAAAGTTGTAATTCCTTGGAAGAATCGCTGA
- a CDS encoding ABC transporter substrate-binding protein has protein sequence MRKIALIMVIVLLVSVFAAGCSREIQKEQSAQGGGVQGGHFPGVQPLSPAVKVTVGMKQVVSDAGILIGMAKGYYKELGIEIEPVQFNTGQDMINALGAGQLDVGCTVTASGLFNAMLRGIPIKIVADKGINVPGRGYYRLVIRKDLVDEIKDYKDLKGRKLAVVGTASLDEIALDRVLNKAGLTTRDVDLQVIRSFPDIVAAMSNKSIDGGMLIEPFIAAAVEKNIADPWKDPSEYDPDAQTALLVYGKSMIERPEVAKRFMLAYIKSLRDYNDAFFKNINKDEIVSILAEYSVVKDRALYDKMFPVGLNPDGYVKMKGIRMDLDWYSKRGLLKGELKAEDVVDNSYVDYALSVLGKYE, from the coding sequence TTGAGAAAAATAGCGCTAATTATGGTTATTGTCCTGCTGGTATCTGTCTTTGCGGCGGGATGTAGCCGCGAGATTCAAAAAGAGCAGTCCGCGCAAGGCGGTGGTGTGCAGGGAGGCCATTTCCCGGGGGTTCAACCGCTTTCGCCCGCGGTAAAGGTGACAGTGGGGATGAAGCAGGTGGTTTCCGATGCGGGAATACTAATCGGCATGGCTAAAGGATATTACAAAGAACTCGGTATAGAAATCGAGCCCGTACAGTTCAACACGGGACAGGACATGATAAACGCCCTCGGGGCTGGCCAGCTTGACGTGGGGTGTACCGTGACGGCGTCCGGCCTGTTCAATGCGATGTTACGGGGGATTCCGATAAAGATAGTGGCCGACAAAGGAATAAATGTGCCGGGCAGGGGATACTACCGGCTGGTAATCCGTAAGGACCTGGTGGACGAAATAAAGGACTACAAGGACCTGAAGGGACGGAAACTGGCTGTGGTCGGCACTGCATCTCTCGATGAGATCGCCCTGGACCGGGTCCTGAACAAAGCGGGTTTGACCACTCGTGACGTAGACCTGCAGGTCATAAGATCCTTTCCCGATATCGTGGCTGCCATGAGCAACAAGAGCATTGACGGCGGCATGCTCATAGAGCCTTTTATAGCCGCGGCTGTAGAAAAGAACATAGCGGATCCGTGGAAAGACCCTTCCGAGTACGATCCTGATGCCCAGACCGCGCTGCTGGTTTACGGAAAGAGCATGATAGAAAGGCCGGAGGTCGCAAAAAGATTCATGCTGGCATATATAAAATCCCTCAGGGATTACAACGATGCCTTTTTCAAGAATATTAATAAGGACGAGATCGTATCAATTCTTGCCGAATACTCGGTGGTCAAGGACAGAGCCCTTTACGATAAGATGTTTCCGGTAGGTTTGAACCCCGACGGCTATGTTAAAATGAAGGGCATCCGAATGGACCTGGATTGGTATAGCAAGAGGGGATTATTGAAGGGCGAACTTAAGGCCGAAGACGTTGTAGATAACAGCTACGTAGATTACGCTCTGAGTGTCCTTGGAAAGTATGAATAA
- a CDS encoding IS1182 family transposase, whose protein sequence is MLTKKNREIIEQVELVSIDSLVPQDHLLRAVEESIDFNFIYDEVKDLYSENTGRPSIDPVVLIKLLMLQALYGIRSMRQTIREVEVNVAYRWFLGYGLQEKIPHFSTFGKNYERRFKESDLFEKIFERVLMEAIECGFVKTDAVFIDATHIKASANKNKYIEKVAKQRTQKYKKELLKEINAEREANGKKPFEEEDDDDDNNKGENSSKKVRVSTTDPESGMFQKGEKERCFAYTASVACDRNNFVLGVKIAPGNVHDSQVFSDLFQEVNDKFSKIEAVVVDAGYKTPGICREIIEAGALPVMPYKRPMTKDGYFKKREYVYDEYYDCYICPNNQILEYSTTNRAGYREYRSNPQICCKCPMRLQCTKSKNYTKIITRHIWEHYIEIAEDIRHTQWGKELYKMRGQTIERVFADAKEKHGMRYTNLRGLRKVGHYLTLLFACMNLKKLALWKKRRGTFPPTVPALHSFFLKIFFAFNKKPLLGYAS, encoded by the coding sequence ATGTTAACGAAGAAAAATCGAGAAATAATAGAGCAGGTAGAATTAGTAAGCATCGATAGCTTAGTACCTCAAGACCATCTCCTTAGGGCAGTAGAAGAAAGCATCGACTTTAATTTCATTTATGATGAAGTAAAAGACCTATATAGCGAAAATACAGGAAGACCTAGTATTGACCCGGTAGTGTTAATTAAGCTACTCATGCTCCAAGCATTGTATGGAATCCGCTCCATGCGCCAAACCATCAGAGAAGTAGAAGTCAATGTAGCTTACCGTTGGTTTTTAGGCTATGGATTACAAGAAAAAATACCTCACTTTTCAACTTTTGGAAAAAACTATGAACGGCGGTTTAAGGAAAGTGATCTATTTGAAAAGATATTCGAGCGGGTGTTGATGGAAGCAATAGAATGCGGGTTTGTTAAAACAGATGCAGTATTTATCGATGCTACTCACATAAAAGCCAGTGCCAATAAGAATAAATATATCGAGAAAGTCGCTAAGCAACGGACTCAAAAATATAAGAAAGAACTTTTAAAAGAAATCAACGCCGAACGGGAAGCAAACGGTAAAAAGCCCTTTGAAGAAGAAGATGATGATGACGATAACAACAAAGGAGAAAATAGCTCTAAAAAAGTCAGGGTAAGCACCACAGATCCTGAAAGTGGGATGTTTCAAAAAGGGGAAAAAGAGCGCTGCTTTGCCTACACAGCTTCTGTAGCCTGTGACCGGAACAACTTTGTCCTTGGTGTCAAAATAGCACCTGGAAATGTTCATGACAGCCAGGTATTCTCCGATTTATTTCAAGAAGTAAACGATAAATTTTCTAAAATAGAGGCGGTAGTGGTTGATGCAGGCTACAAAACCCCCGGGATATGCAGAGAAATCATTGAGGCAGGAGCGCTTCCCGTTATGCCCTACAAGAGGCCGATGACCAAAGATGGCTACTTTAAAAAACGCGAATACGTCTATGACGAATATTATGATTGTTACATATGCCCCAACAACCAAATATTAGAATACAGCACCACCAACCGGGCGGGATACCGGGAATATAGGAGCAACCCCCAAATATGCTGTAAATGTCCCATGCGCCTACAGTGCACCAAAAGTAAAAATTACACAAAAATCATAACTCGGCATATATGGGAGCATTACATAGAAATAGCGGAAGATATAAGACACACCCAATGGGGTAAAGAACTATACAAAATGCGCGGCCAGACCATCGAGCGGGTATTTGCCGATGCGAAGGAAAAGCATGGCATGCGCTATACAAATCTACGAGGCTTGAGGAAAGTTGGACATTACCTCACGCTTCTTTTCGCATGCATGAATTTAAAAAAGCTGGCTTTATGGAAGAAAAGACGGGGAACGTTTCCGCCAACAGTCCCCGCTTTACATTCGTTTTTCTTAAAAATTTTCTTCGCCTTCAACAAAAAGCCGCTTTTAGGTTATGCATCCTAA
- the grdD gene encoding glycine/sarcosine/betaine reductase complex component C subunit alpha → MPLDKSGLFYMLADALEGRGGRRVKIGLTALGSEHPPKMLVDAAQQAAQNLKGVDVVVIGPGKEISAPGLESIEASTLEEAHRIMERMLDSGELDAAVTMHYNFPIGVSTVGRVVTPARGRSMLIATTTGTSATNRVEAMVKNAVYGIITAKALGIENPRVGILNLDGSRQVERTLKLLAERGYEINFAESVRADGGCIMRGNDLLAGSCDVMVTDTLTGNILMKVFSAYTTGGDYEALGWGYGPGIGEGYRRIILILSRASGAPVVEGAIKYAAELVRGNLLEKAAQEFEKLRAVKFHEILAELDKAAKPAEAAEITPPPKKSVTEEIAGIDVLQVEDAVKVLWKNGIYAESGMGCTGPVILVAHEDLKSAVDTLKAAGYL, encoded by the coding sequence ATGCCTCTAGATAAATCGGGTCTTTTCTACATGCTGGCCGACGCCCTTGAAGGCCGGGGCGGCAGGCGGGTAAAAATAGGCCTGACCGCGCTCGGCAGCGAACACCCGCCGAAAATGCTGGTGGATGCGGCACAACAAGCGGCCCAAAACCTGAAGGGAGTCGATGTGGTGGTCATCGGCCCCGGGAAGGAGATATCCGCCCCGGGGCTCGAGAGCATAGAAGCCTCGACCCTGGAGGAAGCTCACCGCATTATGGAAAGAATGCTGGATAGTGGGGAGCTCGATGCTGCAGTCACCATGCACTACAATTTCCCCATAGGCGTTTCCACCGTCGGCAGGGTCGTGACGCCGGCCCGCGGCAGGTCCATGCTGATTGCCACAACGACGGGGACTTCCGCCACCAACCGGGTGGAAGCCATGGTTAAAAACGCCGTGTACGGTATCATCACGGCAAAAGCTCTCGGCATCGAAAACCCTAGGGTGGGCATCCTGAATCTGGACGGCTCCCGACAGGTGGAGCGAACGTTGAAGCTGCTGGCCGAGCGGGGGTACGAGATTAATTTTGCCGAGTCCGTAAGGGCCGACGGTGGCTGCATAATGCGGGGGAATGACCTGCTGGCCGGCTCCTGTGACGTCATGGTGACCGACACGCTAACCGGAAACATACTCATGAAAGTGTTTTCTGCCTACACCACCGGCGGTGATTATGAAGCTCTGGGATGGGGGTACGGCCCGGGCATAGGCGAAGGGTATCGGAGGATAATTCTGATCCTCTCCAGGGCGTCCGGCGCTCCGGTGGTAGAGGGAGCGATAAAGTACGCGGCGGAATTGGTAAGAGGCAACCTCCTGGAAAAAGCGGCCCAGGAATTTGAAAAGTTGAGAGCGGTAAAATTTCACGAGATACTCGCCGAACTGGATAAAGCCGCAAAACCGGCAGAAGCGGCCGAGATTACACCCCCGCCGAAAAAGAGCGTTACAGAAGAGATAGCCGGTATCGACGTGCTCCAGGTGGAGGATGCTGTGAAAGTTTTATGGAAGAACGGCATATATGCGGAAAGCGGTATGGGGTGTACCGGTCCCGTTATACTGGTGGCCCATGAAGACTTGAAATCCGCGGTAGACACCCTGAAGGCCGCAGGGTATCTATAA